A segment of the Dermacentor andersoni chromosome 5, qqDerAnde1_hic_scaffold, whole genome shotgun sequence genome:
TTTTTCATAATGAGGaaacaaacagcaaaaaaaaaatgctaatgtCGATCAAAGCTGTAGGCAGTAGATGCCGCTGCTGCCACGCTATTAGCCAACTAATGACTGTCATAAAACACGGTATATATTACGCAAGGTATCATCTTTGGTAAGTTATAACTAGTCGCCTATTATAAATGAGGTGTGGCAACTATAGGCAAGGCTGTCTTCAGATGTATGGTGTTTAGTGGGGTGTACACTTAGTGCAAGGTTGACTGTGACAATGAGACGTACGTCGTTTCATAGGGTACCGCATAATTCTCTTATAGGAATAACTCATATCAAATGATAAGTCGCTCCACCTAGCATAATTTCGCGAAAGGACCCATGCTTTAACCTCGGCGGAGAGAACTCACTGGCAAGCGGTGCTGTTTACCAAAGGGCTGTAAGCGATAGTAGCTTGCCGGCCTGTTGAGAGTACAAGTAGAACAAAGGTGTCTCACTCACACGTCCGTCAACCCGAAGGCGCTGCCTTGAGTCCACAGTGAAACTAGCCGAAAGCGACCTTCTACGTCGGATATAGCGAAACGTGGGTTAGTTCGAGCATATACATGCGTATTGCACCGGTATGTAATTAGTATGAGTACTAAGAATATCAACCTTTGTATAGTAGCGGAAAATTACAAAGTTAGTTGATGTTCATTCAGTATCTTGCACGCCGAAGTGTCGAAATTTGGAGCTCGAAGGGATGTTTCGGACGGTACCCACAAGCAAACAAGTGTTGCAATGTTGGCTAaagcacgttggcgggctagttggttaggattcatgaTAGCGCAGAACAGCGCGACTGGACAAGCactatgtgtttgtgtgtgtcaaATTATTCTCTGTACTCGTCTGGTCGCGCTGCgctgtgttgtgtttcactgtgTGCTGTCTCAGGTACGTGCTCGTGGTGCGGCCATCGCTCTACGGCCGGCTGTATGGGCGTGCGGGAATTTGGTGGATGGTAGCTGCCACGTGGCTGGCCCCCTGTTTTCTGCTGGCCCCCACTCTGGCTGGCGTGTGGGGCCGCTTCGGGCCGGACCCGCGTAGCCCTGGGTGCTCAGTGGTGGCGTCGGGCGGAAGGTCGCCCAAGGCGTTCCTCTTCGTGGCCGCCTTTCTCGTGCCCTGTCTGGCGATCGTCTACTGCTACGCCGCCATCTTCAGGCACGCACGGAAGGCCAGGTAGGTTTTTCGTCTCACCAAGGGCGATCTTCTGGAAACTTTAGTCGAAATCAGTAATGTTTAATTTGTGGCCTAGTCAGACAGGACTTCACTACATTTTCTGAAATACCCCATTGTATAAGTATTACATAAGAAGTGGATAGCAAAACAAAACTTTAAAGACAGGTGCTGTTTATGAAATATGCGTGGCAACAGCTTTGGCAAGAAAACAGATGGGCTTGTGATGACAGTAATGGCAAGTGGAAGGCCGTGCCAGCCTCTTGCTGCTCGAAAGTGAAGGAAAGATGACACGACTTTCTAGAATAGTACCCGGTAAAGAAACAAACATGCGCGTAACAAACAGGCTCGTAATAAAAATGGAACCGACACAGTAGTTATAACAACCTGAATAGGCTTGCAAAATCAGAGTTTCTGACGCAGCTCTCGCGTCCTGTTAGCCTTATGGGACCATATGCAGTATGGCGAATCTTATGATTGCGTGCAGAATTGTTGCCCACCTCCTGGTACATATAGTGAAGATAGGGTGCCCAAAAATAGATGCAATGACTAATTTTTTAACTTTTGTTTATTCTTCAGATAGCATCCTGTTGAAAACATGAAACTTTTCGACGCCTACTCGCCATTTTCACCCGCTCTATCGAGAGCGCACAGTTAATTCGGAAATTATGAGTTCGGAAGCTCAGACGTTATTGGGTTTCTTAGTACGTTGTCACTTCGTTGCACGCAGAAATCGCTGCAGCAAGGTGTATCGACGTTCTGTAGATATAACAGAAAGGAAACCTTACTAGCATTACGATTCGTCATCAAATATAATAATCATGTCAATGAAACGAGGACATTGTTTTCAAGGCCAGTCCCCAACGCGAAGTGCGTACGTCGTTGTTTCTGTTGTGCTTGTACAACAAAATTAACACTTACTGCGGTAGGTCCGCCATCTGAAGCAAATTTCGGGCACTGTCTGTGCGTAGGCTGCAGCTGGAGGCGCACGGTGAAGCTGCTCGTCGGCGCCAGGACGAGTGGCGCATCACACGCATGGTCCTCGTCATCTTCCTGTCGTTCCTCGCATGTTATTTACCCATCACCATCGTCAAGGTGAGACGTGCATTAAATTGCTGCCATTCAGGGAAATATTCCTTGAGAAAGGAACGCATGCTAGAGTATGATCAGATGTCGGTTTATCTCTGCGTGAGTGAAATTAGTTCGAAACGACATAAGCTGAAACAGCGCAACGAAGCAGGGACACAGAAGCAACATTTCACGAAAAAGCTCGTATCTGCTGGGCTCGTACATCAAGCACCTATCATCGGTTGTCTTCGCCGGCAGGCACACAATTACACTTTCAATATTTATGAATATTTCCGTTTTTTTTCCCGCCTCAATACTTGTGGCTGTTAACACGGCCTGATAAAGGGTACTACGCTGGCTTGCTTGCTCCCCGACTTGCCTGCCGGATACCATTTACCAGCCTGCAAGGTAATAATTCGGACCCTCAGTTGACCACTTCTTCTAAACTGCCTCGTGATTGGATCACTTTTTTCGCGCACGTTTTCGTGAATGCACGAATTCTTCACCAAGAAGGGCACTCATCGCGCGCGACCCACTTAAGTGGTGCAGGACATCCACGTGCAATGTGTGTCTGACACCAAGCTGCTGGCAACATTGCAGGTAGTTGACGCCGAGGTTCGTCACCCAGCTGCGCATCTGGGAAGCCAGCTGCTGCTGTATCTGAGTGCGTGCATCAACCCCATCATCTACGGCGTCACCAACCGGCAGTACCGGCGGGCGTACGCGCAGCTTCTCGGCTCCGTAGCTGCGTTGTGCTGTTCCCAAGCGCCCTACACAACGGAGCAGACGGATGGCAAGCAGCGAGACTCCCAACAGACCAGCCTCTGAGCCATCAATGTGCAGGAGCGGTCTAGATGGTAATCCGTTGTCACCTTATCGCGAAATGACACGGGGAACGCAGGAAAGCATCGCCACACGAAGGTCAGTGCGGTAGAATCTCCAGTTACGACTAGGACGACAACGCACAGGCACACATTATCGTGCTGTTCAATGACAGTGCAGTGCCCACGACATTGCTTTCTACTATGAAGGCGTAGGCGTACTTGCACCTGTTTCCGAGTTTAGTACAAGGCACACTTGCGTGTTGGCGGTCGTGAATGTGTTGGCGCAGGCACGGTTGGATTTTAGCGCTGGGCCGCAGAAGCCTCCTCGACGGCAACTGTCGACATGCAGCGTTTTCCGAGGACCTGTAGACAAACAGATTCGTACAGGGACAGATGATACGAGCTTAAgcaaattatgtttttttttttttttcagaaatctgCGATGTGCAGTAACGTTTACGAAAGGAAACGCTTACATCTGCTCGACCGAAGCCGCAGAGCTACGAAGAAAACCAGTGAAGGATCCTTCAAAAAGGAAAGCTTACCAGCTGAAGCAAAACTCATATTGCTCATGGCAATATGTCCGGCTCCACCGCCTTCGTagggcagtcatcttaacatctAAGCAAAATTAGCGAAATGTGGCTGCGTTTCGTTGCCGATCAGGTAGCGCGCCTGCATTGTAGTGCTACAATGTTGCGAAGCGTTAGTATTGCGTACAGGCAGATATTTGCTCCCTTTGCTCAATGTGCAAGTAGCTTAGAACAGCGTTGTTGGTTATCAAGAAACAGCGCTAGTAAAATCAATTAAGATCCagtttcgtgttttctttttcagcgaaGCTACCTTGCAGCGATTCGCGACATGTGGCTTCCGAAAGGGCAGGCTTCCTGAGGACAGGCTTCCGTCCTGCCCTCTTTTGCGAGGAATGCTCCTTGCTTTCTTCACGGTGTCACAGCGAATGCGGCGACGGCTCGGAGCCTACCGATTGTGTCTAGTCCAAACATTTTACTCGTGTGCTGACCTCTGACCATCTTGCCATCGTGATGTGTGTAGAGAAAAAAAATCGACTGATTCTTACGTTTCCTGCGGTACTATAGCACAGTAGGAAGACTCTCTCTGAGCCTCCTATTCTGTCCCTAAAATACTGGTTGAAAGAAAGAACTGCAAATATTGCCATTGTATTTCGTAGTAAGCGAAACATTCATATCCACATGAAAATGTTGAATAATGAGATAGCGCACAAGACAGAGAACCTCTGTGTGTCTTGCTGATTCCCGGCTGAATGTATGGTGTGCCTCGTGGCATAGTGTTATTTTCTCGTTGCATGCATACAAAGTGTTCGCAGTCATAACGTACTTGGATGAGATGAACCGTTTTGATCCGCAGGTAAGAATGTGTCATCCTTTGTGCATGCGGTAATAAAACAAATCACTCTTTGATAGATTGTTGGTGTGCCGTGTTTTTTTAGATGTCCTCCGAACAATTACCATAGAAGAGTGACATATCGGACACTATATTGAACGCCATAGATGTCTTTTGAGAGTGCCAGTCAACACCCATATGACACGTTCATGCTCCTTACGTTTCGCAAATTGCGAAAGCACAGACTTCCTGAAAAGCAAGCTTAAAGTTTTGGGAGCACTACTCAGAAGGTCCTTTTCTCGAGAAACCAAACCACGTATGTGCAGTATGCACAATGCTCGAAAGTAGCCTTCAGAATGTACATACCGATATTTTACTCTCGCCATGAGTTTTTGAGTTTTGTATTTTGGCGCGtatcaaaataaaaaagaaatgcgtcaATCCTTGGAGAGAAAAATTTCTTGATAGAGGCTGCGGTACCTTCTTGTCACGCATATTTCATACAGGTATTTTTCTAAatatttgcaataaagtttctttaatttttttagttAATCGCATGGAGCCTATGTGCAATTGAGCATGTTCAGGTGGATTAGCTAATAATGAGGGTGTCACTCGCTAGTTAAATCGAAATGTACAGGTAGCTAATTCACAAATGTATCAATagtcaactttttaattattcacaGCATATGTGGCTCTACTGCAGTGAAGCCATTCAGTAATTAAGTTGTTCTGCTTAGTAGAAATGTTGATTAGTGTAATATTCCAGAAATCCATCCCaataatctgcaaaaaaaaaaatgcattccgAAGTGTCAGGACGGGTTTTTCAGGAAACTGTTAACAGGAACAGCAATGCGCTTCGTTGTAGATACACCGGACAGATGCCTCGAGGTTATTGCTAGTCTCCGAATTTCTTCTAAGCCGACATGACTTCACTATTTTTAAACTTTGCAATTGCAACATATGCCTTAAAGTGAACAACTAAAGAAAGAATTAACGAACATTAGTAATTATCTGCGTGGACATTGCCATTTCTAAAGCAAAGTTTCACCTGTCCCAGAAATCCACTTGAAAATGAAGAATGACGCTATCACAGGAATGGCGACAGGATGATGTTTATTACTGGAAAGCTAAGCCCAAACTGTCAAAGGAAGGTCTAAAGTCCACGtatatgcttcttcttcttcttcttcttcttcttttttttttaaagcgagcaTGTCCAGAGACTTTAGGGAGGTACATACAAATGCTATAGGTGTAAACTGGATCGGTAACCGTAATTTTTGTATTATGCCACCCAGAAGGGGACAGCCGGCCCCGAAGGGCGTTGTGTTGCGTGACTGACAATAAGAAAGAGATTAATTTTATCTTACATACGGCTCTTTATCCGAGCCGTCATCGCTGTTAAAACGGCGCGTTGTGTTTCGTGGTTGGGCAATTTCCCAAGCTTTTCGTTTGTCAGCACATTCAGCTAACAACGAGGAGTCTGTAGCTTCTGAAGGACGTCGTTGCAGTGAAGACAAGAAGGAAGTGTGTCGCACCGATATCGAGGCAGGCGCCTACGTGCGCGTGTATTGTGCGAAAATGGCGGGTGATAGCGACCTCGCTAGCAAGCGGAATTTACAGATAGTCGCAAGAACTAAAAGAAATAACGGAAACCGATGCTATTTTGAATGGGACAGTGTACACAGCTGACGGACTTCAGCTGTCATTGAAATATCTTGGTTATAGGTAACCGAGACACatcgattcatttttttttttcgatgcttaATCTGCTGTATAATGCAGTTATGCAGATTGCGTACGTATCATAGACTTGACTCGCTAGGAGTGCCAGTATGATTGAGGAGAATACAAATCTATTGAAACTCTTATTTATCCCAGAATCATCAGTATGCGCATGCACTAGGCAAGCATTTTTTTGTGACAACATTCAAGAAATGTATATGGAACTCAAAGAAACGCATTTATATTGCGTGTACAGTGCCTAACAAAGTTGTCTGGAGCGCTGGAACAAGGCGTTCGGAGTTGCCGTTCGTATCGCCTATACCGTAGACCATAGGACGAAACAACCTGCTTTTGAGCATGATTTGCCTGATGAACAGGTCGCACCTACTCTAACTTATTATTATGCGATTGATTTTCAGTGCTCCTTTTTATTCGGGATGGTAAATTTTCAGTTTCCCGTAATTTTTGAAGATTGCATTTGGTAtatagcgtaaatgttgtccttgagctggatttgGATTATTCAAAGAGTCGGACATTAGTGGCACGAGGAATTGATATCCACATTGACATAATTAATAAAAACTAACTATATAACTTCTTAATAACTTCACGCAACAtaatgcaatttacgaattgtagctggtttGCTCAATAAACAGTTAAGAGTGTAGCGCCATCTTTCTTTATGCTCTGTCTGTCGCTGCTAATTTGCTTTCGCCTGCTAATTATGTAGCAGGCGAAATTGCAAGACGTATCTACTTGAAATGAAACTCCAGGACAACACCACTTTCGGGATATTATTTCCTGAAGTGCGGGACAAAACACGTGGACTTACCTTTGTACTTCAATGCAAAAAAGTAAATGGAAGAACCGTGCATTGttgccgcaagtttgatggcgaATATCTCCAAAACATTGTGGAAATTCCTTTCAAGTGGTTAAGCCTTGCAAAATTACCGGTACAATtagcaaattgcaatatgtgccgtttAGTAATTAATTAGGAAGATAATTAGTGAATTCCTTTTAATTATTTGAATGTGTGgttcgatttcttgtgcaagtaatgtccgcctcactgaataatccagctgaaggaGTAGAACTATATAATTTGCAACCAGGCGATATATAAAAATTCCCGTAAACACCCCGAATTATCACCCCGTAAATGACACCATCTACACGGGCGAGCCTCACCAACTGTGCAAATATGCAACGCGCAGGCGTTTCTCATCGTCTTGTCTAGCCTGTCGTTCACAGCAGtcgatcccccgtagtgggttgagccGTACAAATaagcaccaagtcaaaccaaacCAAATTGCTCTGTCGTTCGATAGGCCCTTTCCGACAATGGAAGAAGAGGCGGCTGATGATACCAATGTATTGGACACTGAACTCTCCCGTACCGTCGACACCTCTCGCACGCAAGACGCCTCTCGCTCGGAAGAGTCATCGCGAGGAAAGCGAAAGCGTCGTCGTTCGAAGAAAGCTAGGAAGTATCATGGCGACACAACCGCTGCGGCTGGTTCAGTGGTCAAAGACACGAGAGGCAGGGATCTCCAGGAACAGACTTCGGCTGCAGTTACCGAGAAGAGCTGGAGTAGCAAGCTTGAAACCACGGAGAAGACCACCAATCCAAAAGAAGCCAAAGAACGGACCCGGGACAACTCGCAGCAGGTAAAGAAGCTGCAGGGTGCCGTTGAAGGCGCTCAGAACCTAGGAACGGATGGCGTGGCTCAGGCTCCATCCTCGTCAGTTACCGTCGGGAACGCGGAGGCCCCACAAACGAAAGCAGTCGAGTCTGCGCCTCGTGGCGATGTTACCCAAACGCCGGAGGTGAGTGCATGCGTTATCATTGATTAAATGTATATAAATATATCGGTGGAAGTATACGAGAAAAGCCCACATTATTCTCTTGCAAAGGAACACTACAGCTCGCACGAGAGCGTCATGCCTTCAGTTTTCTCACAGTCTATGTAAGGACTATTTCCCATGAATTCAGGAATTAGGATGAAATTAAATTGCGCAAGCGTTAATTTTATCGTATGCCGCTGAAGACTACATTGAAAGGAAGTCGCGTTGATAGTGAATTTTCATAGCGTAACGTCAGTGACATTAATTTAAAATTTAATTTAATCCCTGGTTCAAAGCACATACGCATGTTAATTAttcccaataataataataataataataataataataataataataataataataataataattttctcgCTTTTCACAGAACACAATAAGAGAGTAGACGTAAGGGTAAAAGCCGCGTGCAGCGGCTTGAGGAAACCCCATTACGCCCGTTATGACAGTGTGGCGAGGAAACAGCTTAGCCTTGAGAAGTGTACAGCAAATACCGAAAACATTGGAGCACTTTAAGTCAGCATCACGAAAAAGGAaaaacattttattgcgatagcaattacatggacactccaggcgtatttctaccgtcgccgtcgccgagaggttccgtgtaaagtccaagggcgataatattgTCGTCgagcgccgtacgctgtatgtgcgagtgaaagggttCGAGGGTTAgctggcgaacgcggttcaatctcgcgtgtgcgagcgtgAAACGAGGGCTggataaagccccttaaacttcgtaaagtggcgacactctcctcctccgccttcactcctcctagtttctcctctctttcacgctccttcctcgaccgtggcgccgcctacactgctcgagcgtagcaacggcgccaacatgcgttCCTCGCCACTCCGTGGACGCTTCTCGAGTAAAAagggcgctgatgcacggcgcgagggcccacgtgatgctattaggccaatagcgacgcggcgtccgCTTTGGCCAGAGCGCGccaggaggaggcggcattcttcaaagcatggcactactttacgaagtttaaggggttttagggctgaaagcgtgccctctcctgtcgcgcacgAGGCAGGGGGGTCATGTGacggaggaggggcgttcttctccggcggctgctagggtgcctcgatgtcctcctcgcccaccgctccgtacagagtggagacaactgcgGCATCTACGAAGGCGTTGGGCACGCgattggcggacgccgtagtagacaaaTGTATAAGAACGTTGACAGTacacgcctttggcggacgccgcagGGACGCTCTGCGACGTGGCGAAAGTGAGcgtccgcgcgggcctcatcttcaaagcgatctgcgatgtttgcagagtgcgcgtagtgccggtagcttcatatgcgctgtgctttcgacgtttcgttcgcgttgaagcgagagatgcacgaaggtcaattcgcttgctgcggCCGCGAtttctcactccagcattttaacagcgagtttccgcgctcatcgaacgagatgtgttcacgtttacctgtggGCGCGTGAGACCGTGCTAGtaaatttagttaaaacacgttgatggGATAGTTGCTTTGAATCTATTATAGAATGTGTACGGACGACTGAACAATGATTAACAAAGAAGCAAAacctacgtcctcgttgagttaCGCTTACGTATTCTACcaatgttaatttagttagtaagcgcgTACTTACAAGTTTAAACGGacgctaaaactactatccttacttcgcacagctatccactaatttgctatcgcaatcggtgcttcgcctttcgggtgagacTGCGACTTTCTTTCCTGCAGTTGCTGGCAAATCGCGGTACGTGGAACGTATTGTCAAACATGACAGTACACTCTGCACACTGAAGTGAAATGGAGAATTGTTGAGTACGCAGAGGGGCTCAATTTAACTGAAGCTCAATGTACGTGGTTTGTTCCTTGCCGCTATACTGGACCAACCGACAAATAAATGTCGCGCACCACAAGTGCGCACGCCATGACTTAAGGGTTTATCCGTTAACCGTTAATAGTTATCGTTAAGATTTGATCTTATTCCAAAATTTTAAATACATTCTCGCCGATGGAGCGTTTTTTTTGTCTTGTCAATGCTTTCGCAGTAGGAGTGCCAAAGTGGgaaaagaagtgtgtgtgtgtgtgtgtgtgaagtctGAGAAGCCGGTCAGGCGGTGAAAAGGAGCGGTAGGCctagttttatatatatatatatatatttatatatatatatatatatatatatatatattgtaagcactattaacgaaATTTGTCGTTTTattttgtacatagccatcataaTCTTCCCTGTTTTTCTACTgcttcgcgcatgagctggggcgttgcctttttggGGAATAagcagcgctggacaacttggtcggtctcggtattataaagtggtggaggtacgtcaagaccccgacgtcctctcgcgttcccgtcctccctggagctacgTTCCGGTTGCCGCCTGCGCCCGGCTACCCCTACAACGATGGACACGCGGCCATACATTTCGCTTCTGCCGCCATCGCCAGCAGGATGAACGACGAGGCTATGCTGAGTAcgagagagaccgcactcgccgaccagGCGCCTACTATCCCGGATTGTACTCGTTCCGGCAatagcgttctccgtctcctccagctgctcccaatatgcctcatagttcccgttcggccatgAGCCGTTCTCCttcgccttaccggcgctctacatcatcgcttcgccccacttcccatcttgCCGACGCGCattcggaaaactaactgttgcagtttttggaggggaaactgctttcTATCGGTCTTCAAAagttcctcctgttcgcccggccaacatgctttctgtaactgtcgaaggtgttcccgcgtcagctctcatcgataccggtgccgccgctTCTGCTCTTCGTAGTGATGTGTGATGTGTgtaagtaaaaacgccttatcttggacctattttgcgttgtgctaataatgcattcattcaccccgatGGACaatgtactgctcgtgttctcatcgacggcatacgccaccacattgagtttatcatccttccaacgtgcaTCAATGAAATTATACTAGGTTGGGACTTACTACATTCTGCTTCAGTGATCATTTCATGTAGAGGGGAAGTTGTCCATATCACAgatacagcgcttgcacctgttacagactcttcactttcatgcgtgaacttggccatcgctgcaagctacgtcctgcgtcctggtcacgaagacatTGTAGCCGTAACATACAGTCAGAttgccgacggagacgccctagtcgccccttcttcccgctgtacttctcgcggaattctcattgccacctgtctcgttcggttttcacgtggccgcgcccttctgtctgcttgcaacacgaccccagatcctgtgatgttgcccaaagggatgactgtggaaaccctcgccgacactcaacttATCTCTATATTCACGCTTTGCTCTTCTTCATCGCCAGcgccaacctcaggtttggatgatt
Coding sequences within it:
- the LOC126531206 gene encoding G-protein coupled receptor moody-like, whose protein sequence is MEVSSAGGAFVIAVAIAGTVGNALTIAALLLRMRREHSGNASSVFIVSLSAADLCFCSLNLPFAASSLLQGAWTHGPLLCRLVAAGRYLNVGVSLLSITAIAVNRYVLVVRPSLYGRLYGRAGIWWMVAATWLAPCFLLAPTLAGVWGRFGPDPRSPGCSVVASGGRSPKAFLFVAAFLVPCLAIVYCYAAIFRHARKARLQLEAHGEAARRRQDEWRITRMVLVIFLSFLACYLPITIVKVVDAEVRHPAAHLGSQLLLYLSACINPIIYGVTNRQYRRAYAQLLGSVAALCCSQAPYTTEQTDGKQRDSQQTSL